One window from the genome of Pararhizobium gei encodes:
- a CDS encoding cbb3-type cytochrome c oxidase subunit 3, producing MDYHIMRTFADSWGLLAMLAFFVAASAFAFRPGSKELSQDAARIPLKDD from the coding sequence ATGGACTATCATATCATGCGAACATTCGCCGATAGCTGGGGGCTTCTTGCCATGCTGGCCTTCTTCGTCGCCGCCTCCGCTTTTGCCTTTCGCCCGGGAAGCAAGGAACTCAGCCAGGATGCTGCCCGCATCCCCCTGAAGGACGACTGA